From one Enterobacter kobei genomic stretch:
- a CDS encoding ABC transporter ATP-binding protein: MKPIIQVQAVSQRFSTASGEFLALQNVSFDIHEGETVSLIGHSGCGKSTLLNLIAGITLPTEGGLICDNREIAGPGPERAVVFQNHSLLPWLTCFDNVALAVDQVFRRTMTKAERKEWIEHNLDRVQMGHALHKRPDEVSGGMKQRVGIARALAMKPKVLLMDEPFGALDALTRAHLQDTVMQIQQSLNTTIVLITHDVDEAVLLSDRVMMMTNGPAATVGEVLAVNLPRPRNRVALAEESRYHHLRQQILHFLYEKQPKAA; encoded by the coding sequence ATGAAACCCATTATTCAGGTGCAGGCCGTCAGTCAGCGTTTCTCTACCGCCAGCGGTGAATTCCTCGCGCTGCAAAACGTCTCATTTGATATTCACGAAGGAGAGACCGTCAGCCTGATTGGCCACTCCGGCTGCGGCAAATCGACGCTGCTCAATTTAATCGCCGGTATCACGCTGCCCACCGAAGGCGGGTTGATCTGCGATAACCGGGAAATCGCAGGCCCCGGCCCGGAACGCGCGGTGGTGTTCCAGAACCATTCGCTGTTGCCGTGGCTGACCTGCTTTGACAACGTGGCGCTGGCAGTGGATCAGGTGTTTCGCCGCACCATGACGAAAGCGGAGCGCAAAGAATGGATTGAGCACAACCTGGATCGCGTGCAGATGGGCCATGCGCTGCACAAACGCCCGGACGAGGTGTCCGGGGGCATGAAACAGCGTGTCGGCATTGCCCGCGCGCTGGCGATGAAGCCGAAAGTGCTGCTAATGGATGAACCTTTTGGCGCGCTGGATGCGCTGACCCGCGCCCATTTGCAGGACACAGTGATGCAGATCCAGCAGTCGCTGAACACCACCATCGTGCTGATCACTCACGATGTGGATGAAGCGGTGCTGCTCTCGGATCGCGTGATGATGATGACCAACGGTCCGGCGGCGACGGTGGGGGAAGTGCTGGCGGTAAACCTGCCGCGTCCGCGTAACCGTGTGGCGCTGGCCGAAGAGAGTCGTTATCACCATCTGCGTCAGCAAATTCTGCATTTCCTCTACGAAAAACAGCCGAAAGCGGCGTAA